In the genome of Mogibacterium neglectum, the window ATTATCTCCTTCATGCTGTAGCACATCCTAAAAGCATAATTTCCTATGCTCTTGACTGATTCTCCCATTTCAATCGTCTTAATCTGTCCTCTTTCGCTAAATGCCCTATCTGCTATCGAAAACACAAATTTAGGTATCACGACGCGCGACACATTTTCGTCATAATTGATAAGTGTATGTCCTGCTATAAGCTTTGGCATACAACCTCCTTACTGCTTAAGTTCTTCAATCTCGGTGGTAAGCTCCTGCTCCCTGTCACTCATAATGAGACCTTTGCTCCAACGAGAGTATTCCTCACTTCCATGATTTGCGAGAAACCCAGCACTGTATTTATCCTCCGATAGAGTTCTTACAAATATCATCATCTCATTATCACCTTCAAAACTCTTCTCTATAAAAGAAAAAGAATTCTTAAGTTGATGTTGTATAGATTTTATGAGGTTATTTCGCTCATCATTAAGCTTACTCATTTCTCCAGTGATAATCGATGAAGGCTCCCCGATACCTCCCATAACGTTGTGCATGATATCCCTAATTGTCTGAATAGACTTCCTAACTACTCTCTCATTCATCCTAGATATTGAATGTGCCTTCTTACGTTCACGAAGATCGTCTTCCATATCGGACGAGATTGACTTTAAAATATGGGCTGCTTTATCAAGCTTTGCACCGAGAAATTCATCCTTTTGCAACTTTATGCGCTTCATTACCTCATCTATAACTTTTGATTTCACAAACTCACGTCTAAATTCTGAACTAAGAGCATCGTTGATCAACCTAACAACAGTTATACGTTCATCAAAAGGCGCATTTAATAACTTTTCTATAGCTTGCTCACCAACTGTACCCGCTAGAATACCAGCAATATCGTATTCTCTCCTGTAGCGATAGAACAAATCATAGTATGAAGTAAAATCACGTGCGATTCTCTCATCCTGAATATACTGGCTCACTAGCTCAAGATTAACTTCAATATCATTTTGTTCATATAAGTAAATCATCTCAGACAGGTCAACCCATCCTCTAGCTGTGACAAACAGCTTGCCATCAACTGTTAATCTCACACTATAGAAGTCGTCTTTTTTGATGCTCAAGTAATTTAACACTGCAGCATGAACTGCATTACTTCTAGCATATACGAGCCATGGCCCAAGTTCTGGCTCAACGTCAATTCTCTTAAGTCTATCGAGCGTCGCAAGGTCAAACTCCCTTGCCGAGTTATTGTACTCCAGAGGATTTCCTGCTGTGATCACGACCCAACCTTCAGGCAGTCTATGGCGGCCGAATATCTTCATCTGAAGAAACTGCAGCATTGCAGGCGCAAGGGTTTCAGATACACAGTTGATTTCATCTAGGAAAAGCATCCCCTCTCTCTTGCCAGTTTCTTCCATCTTGTCATACACGCTAGCAATTATTTCACTCATCGTGTACTCGGTAGTCCTATAACTCTCCCCGCAGTATTGATGTTCAGAAATAAAAGGCAACCCTATCGCACTCTGCCTAGTGTGGTGTGTCATTGAATACGACACTAGGGCGATATCCATCTCCTCTGCAACCTGAGACATAATCTCCGTCTTCCCAACTCCTGGTGGTCCTACGAGGAATATAGGTCTCTGCCTCTCTACCTGAATCTTATATTCTCCAAATTCATCCTTTGACAGGTAAGAAATAACTGCATATTTCACCTGATTCTTTGCTTCTTGAATATTCAAATTGTCTCCATTCCACATATCTAGATATGTTTCACTCGTCAAAATACACCTTCATTGCCCATGTCGGAACATCATCGTCACATGCGTCATCATCTACGAATATAAATGCCGTATCATATACCGGTTTTCGTTTCGGGTAAATACCCTTTCCATCAGTAAAATATAATAAACCTCTTAGATTTCTTAGTTCTTTCCTTCGTATGAGTTCATTTATATAATGGAACACTGGGCGAAAATCAGTTCCGCCAAATCCCTTAATTTCTAAATTCTTCAGAAACACATCTGCATCTTCCCTGTTTTTAAGCACTGTGTCATCCTGAATCTCTGCATCACATTGTACCACATGAATATTAAATTTAGCTCCTAGAACATCGTTGTTGCTGAGAATTTCAAAACTTTTGTCAATGAACTTCTTCACCAGCTCACCGTCGGTTGAGCCGGAGGTATCGATTGCGATAACGAGATCACGAATATGCTTCTCATCTTTGTACTCAAGTGGCTCGATGAGTGGCATATCTCTATATCTGTTTAGACCGTATGTATACATGATATAGTCGAATGACTCATCATCGACCTTAAGTGTCTCATGATTTGCGGCGAATTTCCTAAGAAATGTGCTGTAATCTATTCGATTCTCCTCAGCATACTGCAGCTCCCGCTGCATCGTTCCACCGGTATCACCGAAACTATTATCATCCATTTCGAGTGCGGTTTTTACCATCTCACGTATCTTATCCCAGTCCTGATCAGAAAAAAGCGATGCACCATCGCATTCTTCATTACCGTCTGACTTCTCTATGCTCGATACATCAAATTTAGTGATAGTATTATCATCAGGTATTTCCTGCTTATTCTCGTCATAATCCTGCGGACGAGAATCATCTTGCTTTCCATCTTCATCTATTTCTGACATAGACTCAGAGTAATTAACACCATCATCAGCTCTATACCATAGCGAATGATCATCTACAGTGAATAGTTCTCGCATTATACTCACTTCAGCTTCAATCGGTGGATCAGTCACAAAAGACTTATATAGCCGATCTACTGAAAGCCTTCCTCGCTTAGCCCTAATTTTTTTTATTTCATCGCGCCTTTCACTACTCTCAGGTGTATTGAAACAGTAGGCTCCAAGCGACTCTATCATTTCTTCAACAGCTATATCAGACGCCATATCCCAGTACAGCCTATTCACTTTTTTCGTAATATAGTAATGCTTAAAAATGCAATGGAGCAGTACATGCATGTAATCATGTGTAAATGAGGAAAGACCGCGTTTCATTCTATCAAAGACTGCATCAGTGCTGTAGTAGAGCGTTGTCCCATCAATCATAAAAACGCCATGTTTGTCATGCGCACAAGCTGTTTTAAGCGCAAAAACAGCAGAGTCCATAAACCGCATACTTGCGACAATCTTGTCCTGCGCTGCGGCAATTATCTTCTCTGCTAAAATTCCATCTTTATTAAATTCTATATCTTTATGTTCATTATTAAAGCTATTTGACACCATGAAATCTCCTCGCTGATTCTATATCATCAGCAATGTGTTCAGTGAGTAGCTCTAAACTTTCAAATTTAAACTCTGGTCTATGGAGCTTGAGAAATTCAATTTTAATGTATCCTCCGTATAGCTCCTCATTTATACCGAATATGTGCGTCTCAATAGATTTATTATAATTACCTATAGTCGGTTTATTACCGACATTAGAAACGCTATTATAAGTAGAACCATTCACTAAAGTGCGTGTAAAATACACTCCATTCATAGGCGATACCTTGGTAAAGCTAAGTTCAATATTAGCCGTCGGAAAACCTATCTTTGAACCGATATGATTTCCACGACCTACAGTACCATCTATACTAAATGGTCTACCTAGATATTCATTAGCCTTTATAATATCCCCAGTTTCAATATATTTTCGTATAGCTGTTGAACTAACTATTTCAGAACCGACTTTTACCGGCTGAATAACACTAGTCTCATATCCGTATCTACTGCCAAGTTCAATAAGAAGCTTGTCATCACCACTAGCCCTTGTGCCAAATCGATAATTAAAACCACAAGATACGCCCTTGACCTTTAGCTTATCACATAGAATATCTTTAATGAATATCTCTGGCAACATATTCATCGTAACTTCATCAAAAGGTACATCGAATACCACTTCAATACCTGCTTCTTCGAAAAGCTGCAATTTCTCATCATCGTTTGTGATAAAAAGAATACCACGATCGGATTTACCCCCAAATAGCTCACGCGGATGATTCGAAAACGTAAAACAAGCTGGCTTTCCCCCAAGCTTTGTTGCCATCTGAACAGCAGATTTTAAAATCTTCTGATGTCCGATATGAACACCATCAAAATTCCCCAGTGCAACCGAGGTTTCAAAATCTGTATTGATATCTGGAAGTGACCTGTACACCTTCATATTAATTTCTACTACCCATTACTTTCTCTGGTTTCAAGTTGCCGTCATTATTCAAGCGGCAAGTTCCGAGGAATTCTCCATCTTCACTGTATAGTCTATATATATCGCCGAAGTAGTTTAGTTCATCCTCTGTAATATCAAAAAGCTCCTTGTTAGCTAATTTACTTTTGTACGATTTAATACCGCAATCATCCTCATCAGTCATATAGTACTTGCGTTCTATTATTCTTCCATTAAGATAAAATGATTCACTACCACTTCTAAGCACAAGCTTTCTGAGATTTACAATAGTAGATTCTCCGCTAAGAATAATCGAATCTAGTTCTGCTTCGCTCATCTCGAGCACATTTTCAAGGTCATATGCGGATTTTACGCTGAAAACTCCGTTTTTTGTTCTCTTAAGTTTAGTCATAGTTGCACCTACTCCCAGAAGATCTCCAATCTCTGAGCAAATGCTCCTAATATAGGTGCCCTTAGAGCAAGTTACGGTAAACGATACTTTTTTTAATGAAATGTCGATAGATATAAATTCAAAATGTCTTATGTCTACCTCACGCTTTTTCGATTCAATATCAATTTCCTGCCCTTCACGAGCATACTTATACAGTGGACGTCCATTAACCTTGAGTGCCGAGTATTTGGGTGGTATCTGCGTAATCGTCCCTCTATACCTGCTAGCAAGCGACTCGATATCTTCTGCTGTAATATTTATTACTTCGCACTCTTCAAGGACTTCGCCGGTAATATCCATCGTGTCTGTGACCTTTCCGAGTTCAAGTTCCGCTTCATACGTCTTCCAATCGTGATCGTAATACTCAATCAGTCTTGTGTCCTTACCGAAACAAACAGGAAGAACTCCCGTCGCCATCGGATCGAGAGTCCCTGTGTGCCCAACTCGCTTTATTCCGAGCTTACGCCTGAGCCTAGCTACTACATCGTGAGACGTATACCCCTCAGGTTTATTAATGTTTATAACACCACTATTTTTCATCATTCGACCTAACAAGTTCAGCTTCGAGAGCTTTCGCAATCTCAGCCTTTGCTTCGCCTATAGTTCCTTCAAAAGTTAGACCAGCTGCACGCATATGTCCGCCTCCACCGTATTTCTGGGCAACACGCGCCACATTCGCATATGATTTTGCCCTCAGACTTACTCTAGCAGTCTTATCGTCGATTTCTTTTAGAATGCAGCCTATTTCAACACCGTCGATACTCATTAGTTTCTGGATTATTCCATCTGATTCATTCATTAAAGTGCCAGTTTCAGCCAGGTGAGCCTGAGTTACAGCGCTCAACACAACCTTACCACCGCAACATACTTCCATTTCAGAGACAATACGACCCTCAAGCTGTATTGCACCTAGCGACTTTCTATTATATATAAGCTGCACAATCCTATTACCATCAAAGCCAGGAATTCCGTATATCTCACTTGCGATTTTGTGGGTTCTAGCAGTGGTATTTGAATGCTGGAAACTACCAGTATCCGTATTTATAGCAGCAAATATACATTCTGCAATAGGTAGAGTAAACTCTGCACCCATCTCACTCGCAATCAGATAGACAAGTTCAGCGGTTGCAGCAGAGCTAGACTCGATGATTCCAAAGTTGAATTCCGCATCATTTTCCATCACTCCATGGTGATCTATTACAGCTCTTTCTCTAGCTCTGTCAAAAACAGAGGCTCTTTCACCTATTCTGCTTCTGCTGCCGCAGTCCACAAGAACCGCAAGGTCATATTCATCAAACACATCGTAATCTCTAGTAACTACACCGCTCTCTAGAAAATCTAAATTGTGGGGAGTCACATCATCGGCAAGGACATACGCCTCTTTACCAAAGCCGCGAAGCACGTGGCATAACGCAGCTGAGGAACCAAGGCAATCTCCATCCATATTTACATGAGGAAAGATTAAAATCTTGCTGTAATTATGAAGCTTTAAAGCAATTTTCTTATAAATATTATCCGTCATTATACTATCTTTCCAGCTTATTTATCTCATCGATAATCCCATCGATATGCCTGCCGTATTTCATGGATGAGTCTAGCTTAAAATTAAGTTCTGGAGTATGTCTAAGCTTTATGTCGTGAGATATTTTAGTTCTAAATAGTCCCTTTGCGTTATTGAATGCGTTTAGAACCTCTTTACTAACCTCGTTACTATCTTCTCCGCTCAACGTTAGAGGTGTAAAGAATACGGTCGCATAGCTACCATCACTCGACACCTCAACAGCTGATATGGTTATTATCCTAGTAGAGAGTCTAGGATCCTTGATGCCATTAAGAAGATATCCTGAGATACTCTTCTTAATTTCCTCACCCAGTCTCCCTTGTCTATAATTCTTTCCCATATTACCTCTCTATTTCCACCATATGGAAGCACTCGATAATATCCATAGGCTTGATATCATTGTATGCTTCGATTCCGATACCACACTCATAGCCCTGGGCTACTTCCTTAGCATCGTCCTTAAATCTACGTAGTGAGGAAATCATACCTTCGTGAATTACGATACCATCTCTTACGAGGCGGATCTGCGCATTTCTCTTAACCTTACCCTCAACGATGTAGGCACCGCCAATGATTCCAATATTAGGAACCTTAAACGTCTCTCTTATCTCAGCTTTACCGAGGATTTCTTCTTTATACTCAGGATCGAGCATGCCCTTCATAGCGTTCTGTACATCATCGATGATGTCATATATTACGCGGTACGTTCTGATCTCAATCTCGGCATCATCCGCTCTCGACTGAACCGCAGTAGTTGGCCTTACATTAAATCCAATTATAATAGCTCCTGACGTTTCAGCCAGCATTACATCAGACTCTGTAACTGTACCTACTCCTGAGTGAATTAAGTTTACTCGCACATCATCAGTATCTAATTTCTCAAGCGACGAAATTATTGCACCAACAGAACCTTGTACATCTCCTTTTATGATGAGGTTCAGTTCCTTTGTCTCGCCTTCCTGAATCTGTGAGAATAACTTTTCGAGTGTAGTGCTTGCATTTTTTGCAAGTACGTCTTCTCTCATCTTTTCCTGTCTGCTCTCTGCAATCTCCCTAGCCACCTTGTCATCCTTAACAGCATTGAACGAATCACCTGCCATAGGAACATCAGAAAGTCCAAGGATTTCAACTGGTGTCGCAGGAAGAGCCTTTCTGATTGCTTCTCCCTTAAAATTAGTCATAACTCTAATTTTACCAGATGTTGTACCAGCAACGACACTCTGTCCAGCTTTGAGAGTTCCATTTGTAACAAGTAGTGTAGCAATCGGACCTTTGCTCTTGTCGAGTCTTGCTTCAATCACAGTTCCCATAGCAAGCCTATCAGGATTTGCACGAAGCTCGAGAACTTCTGCCTGTAATAGAATCATTTCTAAGAGGTCCGTAATTCCCTCACCCTGCTTTGCGGATACAGGAACGCTTATTACGTCTCCGCCCCAATCCTCAACTAGTACTCCATGGTCTGCAAGGTCTTTTTTAACTCTGTCAATATTTGCACCTGGTTTATCGATCTTATTTATAGCAACAATCATAGGTACATTTGCGGCCTTTGCGTGGCTAATAGATTCTATTGTCTGTGGCTTAACGCTATCATCTGCTGCAACTACTAGTACAGCGATATCCGTTACCTGAGCACCACGAGCACGCATTGTAGTAAACGCTTCGTGACCTGGTGTATCGAGGAACACTATCTTTTTACCGTTAATCTTGACCTCAGAAGCACCGATATGCTGCGTGATACCACCAGATTCACCAGCAGTTACGTTAGTATTTCTAATAGCATCGAGTAATGAAGTCTTACCGTGGTCAACGTGACCCATTACAGTGATGATTGGTGCACGAGGCTTCAGCTCATTTTCCTTATCCTCGCGTAGATCCAAGCCTTCTTCAAAAACCTCTTCTTTCTCTTCAGTTACTACAACTTGCATACCGAGATCTTCACCAAGCATCTCAACAGTATCTTTATCAAGCGTCTGGTTTACTGTAGCCATTATCCCAAGCTTCATTAGCGACATGATAATTTTGCTAACGGAAATCTCTGCCTGTTCAGCTAGACCGGCAACTGTGATTGGAACAGTTACAGCCACTGCACCTTCTGGTAGTAGCTCTTCAATTTCGATTTCAGGCTCAGTAACCTTAGGAGTCTTTTTCTTTCTGTGTTTAACCTGCTTTTCAAGGTTTCTCTCATCAAAGAAACGCGACTTGCTATTTTTCCCCTCGCTGCGCTTCTCGTGTTTGAACTTATCTCTATCTTTATCCTTGTCAAAAAACTTCTTGCTCTTCCCCTTTGACTGCGGCTTATCAGTCATAGGAGTATTTACCACAACCGTTCCCTGAGTTCTCGATGAACTTCTGCTTTGCTTAGAATCATTATTTCTACTGTTCTGTCCATCCCTCTTATCATTCTTTCTGCCACCACGGTCATCCTTCTTTCCGTCCTTACGACCGTCTTTATCAGAAGACTTCTTGCGAGCATGTTTTAGCTTTTCCTTTGGGGCAGATGAAGCATCAAAAATCTTCTTGAAGCGCATCGGCTTGTTAGGAGCATTTTCATATGTCTCCTCTTTCTTTTCTACCTTCTTCTCTGATTCCTTCGATGCCTCTTTGCCTTTCTCAGGCTTTTCATCATTTTTAGCAGTTTTTCCTTTAAGCTCTATTACCTTTTCTTTCTTACCTGCCTTAGTCTCTTTAACTTCATCAGTAGCTGCATCCTTAGTAGCAGTTTTCTTTTTAGTGGACTTCGCCTTATGTTCTGTAGTTTCTGTCTTAACCTTAGTTTTTACATCTGTATCTACCGGCTTCTTTACTTCTAGATTGGCCTTCGCTTCAGCAGCCTCAGCATCTACAGATTCTGCCTTACGAGGCAGTGGCTTTCCTGCTGGTGCCTTAGGTTTATGTGCAAAATCCTTACTAATAATTGGAACAGCCTTAATCTTAGGCTTCTTAGTATTCTTATCGGATTTTGAATCCAATCCCTTCAGTTTGCTAATCGTGTCATTCAATCTATCAGCGTCCTTCTGATCAAGATTCGTGCGTTCTGACTTAACCTCGATGCCCATCGTATCAGCTGCTTTCTTAATATCCTGATATGACACACCGAGCTCTGCCATCAGCTCATTTACCTTTTTCGTCATCCGCTACCTCCTTGTTTTCTCCAGCATCTTGCCTAGTAGCTCACCCAAGCTCTTTTCATCAATCGCTCTCTTGTAAGCTCTGTTAAATGATCTATTCTTACGGGCAGACTCTATACAAGGCTCACTTTTACATAAGTACACGCCTCTGCCTTCGCCATTTCCCGTTATATCTTCATAAATTTGCATGCTGCGGCATGTGAACCTAAACATTTCTCCCTTTGGATGTGAAATTCTACATCCAATGCATCTTCGCATTGGCTCTCTATTCTCATTAAGAGCCATACTTATGCTTCCTCTTCTATTTCATTATCTACTTCATTATCTTCCTGCTCAAGCAGCGCCTCTGCAGGCACACCTTCATCTATAAGCACTTCTACTCTAGGTTCATCCTGGTCTTCGTACTCATCAAAATCAAAGCCGCTGTCCTCTAGCTGTGACTTGCTCTTGATATCAATCTTCCAACCACTTACTCTGGCTGCGAGCCTTACATTCTGTCCTTCCCTGCCGATTGCAAGAGAAAGCTGCTGCTCTGGGACCACTGCTGTTGCCATCTTTTCCTTTTCGCTAACATAGTTTATATATACACCTTCAACCTCAGCCGGTTTCAGTACATTGCTGATTAGAACAGCAGGATCCTCGTCCCATACAATGATGTCAATTTTCTCACCGAAGAGCTCATCGACAATATTCTGCACTCTAATACCTCTGTTGCCAACACATGCTCCAACTGGATCAACATTATCATCGTGTGAATATACGGCAATCTTGGTTCTTGATCCTGCCTCACGAGCTATTCCCTTAATCTCAACTGTTCCATCAGCAATTTCAGGAACTTCTAGTTCAAACAATCTTCTTACTAAACCTGGATGAGATCTCGATAGAAATATCTGAGGTCCTTTTGTAGCCTTCTTAACATCGATAACATAAACCTTTATTCTGTCACCTACGTTGAAAGACTCAGTTTTAACCTGCTCAGATAGTGGCAATATCCCCTCAGAGTTACCAACCGAAAGGAACATCGTCCCATTGTTGATTCTTTCAATCTTAGCAGTAACAATCTCTCCTTGTTTATTAACGAACTCATCATAAGAGTTGCGTCTCTCCGCCTCTCTGATTCTCTGCACTACTACCTGCTTTGCAGTCTGGGCAGCTATACGACCGAAGTCTTTTGGGTCAACCTGGTATTCGATGACATCGCCAACCTCGTATCTTTCGTCATACGATCTAGCCTCTTCAAGAGAAACTTCCATCATATCGTCTTCAACTTCTGAAACAACTTCCTTGCTCATTAGAACAAGTACTTCACCATCCTCACGATCAACCAAAACTCTTACATTTGGATAGTTACCGTAGTTTTTCTTATAAGCAAGTTCTACCGCATCTTCAATCGCAGTGATAATGTCTTCTTTTGAAATATTTTTCTCACGCTCTAGTTCAGTGAGAGCATCCAAAAAATCTTTATTCATCGAATCCTCCTAAAAAATTACCGCTAAATTAATCTTAGAAATTTGTTCTGCCAGAATCACGACCTTACGTTCTCCTATATCTATCGTAACTTCATCAGCCGATTTGCCAATCAATGTGCCAGTGAATTCCTTCTTGCCATCGATTGACTTATACAGCTTGACCTCAACCTCTCTGCCTGCAAATCGATCAAAATCAGATGGTTTAATCAATTCTCTATCAAGCCCCGGTGAGGAAACCTCTAAAGTGTAGCTTCTCTCAATAAAATCTTCTTCATCTAGCTTATCACTCAAAAAGCGAGTAACGTCTTCGCACTCATTGATGTCAACATATTCTGTATAACAGTCAAATGGCTTATCAAGGTATACTCGAAGCTTCCAGTCTTTACCTTCCTTCTTATATTCAATATTGTATATCTCAAGCTCTTTACCTGTAAGATACTCATTTAGCAAGTCTTCAATCCTTGCAGTAACATCTTGTTTGGCCATAATTCATCCCGGAAAAAGTCATAACATAAGTGAAAGAGTGGGTCGCCCCACTCTTTCGCTCTCTAACGTTCATGCATATGATATCATAATTCTTTCTGGATAGCAAACTTTTCTACATATCAAAGATTGATACCTGTGCACTATCTGGGAGCTCATTAAACACTCCGCAAGCTTTTAGATCTTCGATATTAGTACTTGATAGTTTAGTTTTTCTTTGCACCTCGTCTGTGGATAAAAACGGTCCATCATTGTAGGCCTCTGCAAGTGAAATTGCTGCACTTCGCCCTACTCCCGATACTGCCATAAATGGTATCTTAATCTTGTCATCGACAACGTTAAACATGCACGGATCTGATACACCTAGCTCTGGTAACGAGAATTCACAGCCTCGAGAGAGCAGTTCGTATATAACTTCATATACTACCTTTAGTTCTTTTTTCTTTGCAGCACTTGTATCATCGTCTTCGGAGTTTAGTGCATTTAGGGCAGCCTTTGCCGCCTCAACACCGCCTCTAGCTACATTTACATCAAAGTTATCAATCTTTGTTGATAACCACGCGCAGTAAAAAGCACTTGGATAGTAAACCTTAAACCATGCCATTCTGAGTGCCATCATTACATATGCTGCGGCATGTGCTCTAGGGAATAGGTACTTGAGTGTCCTACATGATTCCACATACCAATCAGGTACACCGTGCTCTTTCATGATAGCGAGTTCCTCTTGCTTCAGCTCTTTATTTTTACGTACAGCCTCCATGATTTTGAAGGCATTACCCTTATCTACACCTTTGATCATAAGATAGTTCATGATGTCATCTCGGCACGATATCAGTTCATCGATAGTTGCAACGCCGTTTTTAATGAGGTCTTCAGCATTATTCGTCCATACATCAGTACCATGAGAAAAACCAGAAATCTTTATAAGAGCAGAGATAGTTTTTGGCTTAATGGCATCAAGCATTCCTCTTGTAAAGTTTGTACCGAATTCAGGTATACCGTAAGTACCATGTTTGAACTCATACTCTTCTGGATTGACTATATTTAACGCATCGATTGATGTAAATATGCTGAGTGTCTTCTTGTCAGCAATATCTATTCCCAGCGGATCAACACCCGTCATGTCCTGAAGGTGTCTAATCATCTGCGGTACATCATGACCAAGTATATCGAGTTTGAGCAGGTTCTTGTCAATCTTATGGTAGTCAAAATGGGTTGTTATGAACTCAGCATCCCTGTTATTTGCAGGTTTCTGAACTGGGCAGAATTCAAATATCTCTCTATCAGCAGGAACTACAATGATACCACCTGGATGCTGACCTGTGGTTCTCTTTGTCCCCGTACAGCCATTTGCGAGTACAAGTTCCTCTGAATTGGAGAATCTCTTGCCAGTATTTTCTTCGTATTTCTTTACATATCCAAAAGCGGTCTTTTCAGCGATTGTAGCAACCGTCCCAGCTTTGAAGATATTCTCCTCACCGAATATTTCACCTACGAATTTATGAGCAATAGGTTGATATTCACCTGCAAAATTAAGATCGATATCGGGCTCTTTATCACCATTGAATCCAAGAAATGTCGCAAATGGGATGTTCAGACCGTTCTTTTCCATATCTGCTCCACATTTTTCACATACCCTATCAGGCATATCAAAGCCGGTATCATACTTATCTAGTTGATCTGTAAACTTTAAATTATGGCACTTAGGACATATATAATGTGGCTCAAGCGGATTTACTTCAGTTATTCCTGCCATTGTAGCCGCAAATGAAGAACCTACCGAACCTCGACTACCTACGAGGTAACCGTCTTTGTTTGATTTTTCAACGAGGAGCTGCGCTGCCACATACATAACAGCGTACCCATTACTTATGATGGAGTTGAGCTCTGTATCAAGCCTCTCCAAAACTTCCTTAGGAAGTGGATCGCCGTATATGCTTTTAGCTCTCGCATAGCACGATTCTCTTAGGGTTTCATCTGCTCCTTCGATACTCGGTGGACACTTCTCATCTGGAACAGGCTCGAACTCTTCGGTCATGGAAGCAATAAAGTTAGTATTATCTATGACTATTTCCTTAGCTCTATCGCCTAGGTACTCAAATTCCTTAAGCATTTCAGCTGTTGTTCTCAAATAGAGAGAATTTGAATTCGTATCATTAAAGCCAACCATTGACATTACGATGTTGCGGTAAATTGCGGATTCTTTATCTGGATAGTGTGAATCTGTAGTTGCAACAACACGTTTTCCAAGTTTATCTCCAAGCTCAACTATCTTCATATTCATGTCGATAAGATCCTGCTTGCTCGTCACATGAGGATATCTGTCGTTATTTATTAAGAAGTGATTATTCCCAAGTGGCTGAATCTCTAGGTAATCATAATATGACGCGATCTTTAGCAGTTCTTCATCT includes:
- the nusA gene encoding transcription termination factor NusA — translated: MNKDFLDALTELEREKNISKEDIITAIEDAVELAYKKNYGNYPNVRVLVDREDGEVLVLMSKEVVSEVEDDMMEVSLEEARSYDERYEVGDVIEYQVDPKDFGRIAAQTAKQVVVQRIREAERRNSYDEFVNKQGEIVTAKIERINNGTMFLSVGNSEGILPLSEQVKTESFNVGDRIKVYVIDVKKATKGPQIFLSRSHPGLVRRLFELEVPEIADGTVEIKGIAREAGSRTKIAVYSHDDNVDPVGACVGNRGIRVQNIVDELFGEKIDIIVWDEDPAVLISNVLKPAEVEGVYINYVSEKEKMATAVVPEQQLSLAIGREGQNVRLAARVSGWKIDIKSKSQLEDSGFDFDEYEDQDEPRVEVLIDEGVPAEALLEQEDNEVDNEIEEEA
- a CDS encoding YlxR family protein, which codes for MALNENREPMRRCIGCRISHPKGEMFRFTCRSMQIYEDITGNGEGRGVYLCKSEPCIESARKNRSFNRAYKRAIDEKSLGELLGKMLEKTRR
- the infB gene encoding translation initiation factor IF-2; this encodes MTKKVNELMAELGVSYQDIKKAADTMGIEVKSERTNLDQKDADRLNDTISKLKGLDSKSDKNTKKPKIKAVPIISKDFAHKPKAPAGKPLPRKAESVDAEAAEAKANLEVKKPVDTDVKTKVKTETTEHKAKSTKKKTATKDAATDEVKETKAGKKEKVIELKGKTAKNDEKPEKGKEASKESEKKVEKKEETYENAPNKPMRFKKIFDASSAPKEKLKHARKKSSDKDGRKDGKKDDRGGRKNDKRDGQNSRNNDSKQSRSSSRTQGTVVVNTPMTDKPQSKGKSKKFFDKDKDRDKFKHEKRSEGKNSKSRFFDERNLEKQVKHRKKKTPKVTEPEIEIEELLPEGAVAVTVPITVAGLAEQAEISVSKIIMSLMKLGIMATVNQTLDKDTVEMLGEDLGMQVVVTEEKEEVFEEGLDLREDKENELKPRAPIITVMGHVDHGKTSLLDAIRNTNVTAGESGGITQHIGASEVKINGKKIVFLDTPGHEAFTTMRARGAQVTDIAVLVVAADDSVKPQTIESISHAKAANVPMIVAINKIDKPGANIDRVKKDLADHGVLVEDWGGDVISVPVSAKQGEGITDLLEMILLQAEVLELRANPDRLAMGTVIEARLDKSKGPIATLLVTNGTLKAGQSVVAGTTSGKIRVMTNFKGEAIRKALPATPVEILGLSDVPMAGDSFNAVKDDKVAREIAESRQEKMREDVLAKNASTTLEKLFSQIQEGETKELNLIIKGDVQGSVGAIISSLEKLDTDDVRVNLIHSGVGTVTESDVMLAETSGAIIIGFNVRPTTAVQSRADDAEIEIRTYRVIYDIIDDVQNAMKGMLDPEYKEEILGKAEIRETFKVPNIGIIGGAYIVEGKVKRNAQIRLVRDGIVIHEGMISSLRRFKDDAKEVAQGYECGIGIEAYNDIKPMDIIECFHMVEIER
- the rimP gene encoding ribosome maturation factor RimP, which encodes MAKQDVTARIEDLLNEYLTGKELEIYNIEYKKEGKDWKLRVYLDKPFDCYTEYVDINECEDVTRFLSDKLDEEDFIERSYTLEVSSPGLDRELIKPSDFDRFAGREVEVKLYKSIDGKKEFTGTLIGKSADEVTIDIGERKVVILAEQISKINLAVIF